Proteins co-encoded in one Buchnera aphidicola (Pseudoregma panicola) genomic window:
- the leuC gene encoding 3-isopropylmalate dehydratase large subunit, translating to MKNKNKTLYEKLYNSHIIYEKKNEIPLIYVDLHLLHEVTSPQAFSSMKKKSRIVRMPKKTFATMDHNVSTKKKKIKQFEKMSYIQIKELIKNCKLHNIKLFDLNHPKQGIVHVIGPENGLTLPGTTIVCGDSHTSTHGAFGALSFGIGTSEVEHVLTTQTIPQIRYKNMKIKISGKLPKYVYAKDIILHIIKKLSTSGGNGHVIEFYGDTISNLSMESRMTICNMSVELGAKSGIISPDKITYKYLKNKKYSPKGKKWLKAKNYWKTLKSDKGAFFNKKFHFNIKNLQPQITWGTNPSQTIDINKKIPSLNKYKNNYEKKNVENTLKYMNLKPNTYLKNVPIDKVFIGSCTNSRIEDLRESAKILINKKINKNVKAIVVPGSKYVKLQAEKEGIDKIFIKSGFEWRLPGCSMCLAMNEDKLKKGERCISTSNRNFEGRQGEGGITHLASPAMASAAAIYGKIVDIREI from the coding sequence ATGAAAAATAAAAACAAAACTTTATATGAAAAATTATATAATTCTCATATAATATATGAAAAAAAAAATGAAATTCCATTAATTTATGTAGATTTACATTTATTACATGAAGTAACATCACCTCAAGCATTTTCATCTATGAAAAAAAAATCTAGAATTGTAAGAATGCCTAAAAAAACTTTTGCTACTATGGATCATAATGTTTCAACTAAAAAAAAAAAAATAAAACAATTTGAAAAGATGTCATATATTCAAATAAAAGAATTAATAAAAAATTGTAAATTACATAATATAAAATTATTCGATTTAAATCATCCTAAACAAGGTATAGTTCATGTAATAGGACCTGAGAATGGGTTAACATTACCTGGAACTACAATTGTATGTGGAGACTCTCATACATCTACTCATGGAGCATTTGGAGCATTATCATTTGGTATAGGAACATCTGAAGTAGAACATGTTTTAACTACTCAAACTATACCCCAAATAAGATATAAAAATATGAAAATAAAAATTTCTGGTAAACTTCCAAAATATGTTTATGCGAAAGATATTATTTTACATATAATAAAAAAATTAAGTACATCTGGTGGTAATGGACATGTTATAGAATTTTATGGAGATACTATATCTAATTTAAGCATGGAAAGTAGAATGACAATATGTAATATGTCAGTAGAATTAGGAGCAAAATCTGGAATAATTTCTCCAGATAAAATAACTTATAAATATTTAAAAAATAAAAAATATTCACCAAAAGGAAAAAAATGGTTAAAAGCAAAAAATTATTGGAAAACTTTAAAATCTGACAAAGGAGCTTTTTTTAATAAAAAATTTCATTTTAATATAAAAAATTTGCAACCTCAAATAACTTGGGGAACAAATCCTAGTCAAACAATTGACATAAATAAAAAAATACCTTCATTAAATAAATATAAAAATAATTATGAAAAGAAAAACGTAGAAAATACATTAAAATATATGAATTTAAAACCAAATACATATTTAAAAAATGTACCAATAGATAAAGTATTTATAGGTTCTTGTACAAATTCTAGAATTGAAGATTTAAGAGAGTCTGCAAAAATACTAATAAATAAGAAAATAAATAAAAATGTTAAAGCTATAGTAGTTCCAGGATCTAAATATGTAAAATTACAAGCAGAAAAAGAAGGTATAGACAAAATTTTTATTAAGTCAGGTTTTGAATGGAGACTTCCTGGTTGTTCTATGTGTTTAGCAATGAATGAAGATAAACTAAAAAAAGGTGAAAGATGTATATCTACTAGTAATAGAAATTTTGAAGGAAGACAAGGAGAAGGTGGTATAACACATTTAGCTAGTCCAGCAATGGCATCAGCTGCAGCTATATATGGTAAAATAGTAGACATAAGAGAAATTTAA
- the leuB gene encoding 3-isopropylmalate dehydrogenase, whose amino-acid sequence MLKKYKIACLPGDGIGPEVMKQAYKIINVLNNKYCLNICYKEFLVGYSAFKKYNTVMPKKTIEGCKKSDAILFGSIGDSRYKFLNKNSLEKDSLLYIRKKFNLFCNIRHAKLYSYIQNSSPLKKKVIKNGIDIICIRELIGGIYFGNSKFKYDNNMNIKSAYDTEKYNKKEIYRIAKIAFEISKKRKKVLTSIDKSNVLKSSILWRNTVNEISHKYPEVKLNHLYIDNAVMQIIKNPSSFDVILCSNIFGDIISDECAAIIGSIGMLPSASINENGFGMYEPSGGSAPDIKNLNIANPIAQILSLSMLLKYSLKEIEISKNIDKSVKKALKLGYRTKDISNEKKYISTEEMGDIISKILINLK is encoded by the coding sequence ATGTTAAAAAAATATAAGATAGCATGTCTTCCTGGAGATGGAATAGGTCCTGAAGTAATGAAACAAGCATATAAAATAATAAATGTATTAAATAACAAATATTGTTTAAACATATGTTATAAAGAATTTTTAGTTGGTTATTCTGCTTTTAAGAAATATAATACTGTAATGCCAAAAAAAACTATAGAAGGATGTAAAAAATCTGATGCAATTTTATTTGGTTCTATAGGAGATAGCAGATATAAATTTTTAAATAAAAATTCTTTAGAAAAAGATTCATTATTATATATAAGAAAAAAATTTAATTTATTTTGTAATATAAGACATGCAAAATTGTATTCATATATACAAAATTCTTCTCCTTTGAAAAAAAAAGTGATTAAAAATGGTATAGATATAATCTGTATAAGAGAATTAATAGGAGGAATATATTTCGGAAATTCTAAATTTAAATATGATAATAATATGAATATAAAATCTGCTTATGATACAGAAAAATATAATAAAAAAGAAATATATAGAATAGCAAAAATTGCATTTGAAATATCTAAAAAAAGAAAAAAAGTACTTACTTCAATTGATAAATCTAATGTATTAAAAAGTTCAATTTTATGGAGAAATACTGTAAATGAAATTTCGCATAAATATCCAGAAGTAAAATTAAATCATTTATATATAGATAATGCAGTTATGCAAATAATAAAAAATCCTAGTTCTTTTGATGTAATATTATGCTCAAATATTTTTGGTGATATAATCTCTGATGAATGTGCTGCTATAATAGGATCAATAGGAATGTTACCATCAGCAAGTATAAATGAAAATGGTTTTGGAATGTATGAACCATCAGGAGGATCAGCTCCAGATATTAAAAATTTAAATATTGCAAATCCTATAGCACAAATTTTATCTCTTTCTATGTTATTAAAATATTCTTTAAAAGAAATAGAAATATCAAAAAATATTGATAAATCTGTAAAAAAAGCATTAAAATTAGGATATAGAACTAAAGATATAAGTAATGAAAAAAAATATATTTCTACTGAAGAAATGGGTGATATAATATCTAAAATTCTTATTAACTTAAAATAG